GCATGTTTCAGTAGAACGGGTGGATGAATGTTACCTGCTTCAACACTGACTCGCGGATGATTACTTGCATTCGCTTGCGTCAAATAGCCCTTTTTCACACCCGCAATTACGTCTGGGTGCGTTTTAATAATCACTAAATGTTCTGGATATTCTGAAAGAGCCGTTTCGAGCATTCGTTCAAATGACACTGATGAAGCGAGTCCAAACTCAACAGACGCGTCGCCGAAGGTCTGATCAATAACAAGTACGAACGGTTGCGCAGGCTTTTCCCAATGCATGCTTCCTTGGTTATACTTGGAAACCGCTGTATCTCTCCAGCGGTCAATCAATTTTCGCGCACGAAGAACTTCGGCCTGAGTGCGTTCTGTAATAATAAGCTTTTCAAGGCGTGATTCGCTTCGAGCATCGTAATAGATGCCTAAATCATCGACTATCAAACCGAGTGGAGGGGAAAAGGCACCGATTTCCACAGACCTCAGAAATGCATCTTCAACTCGTAGTAACGGTAATGTTGTTTTTTTCGCATAGCGTTCTGCAAACGCAGCAGACGGCTTTTTCCCCCAAGCCAACACTGCCTTTGTATCCTTTAAGTTTTGAGAGAATTGGTTTACAAGCTTCACGTCTCCATCTAAAAAGCGAGTTAGATTAGGGATCTGCGCGAGCGCTTTAGACGTGGTTACATACTTAGGCATAATTATTTATAGTCGTTATCTGCAGGCGATTAAGAATATCACATGCAGCTTCTCGTGAAATAGTCATGTGCAAATGTGCACGAATTCCTTTTATTTTCATGTATTATTTAAACATTATTTCAAAAGAGTTCTTCAGGTTATTATCTTGAACTTCAAATCCTTTACTTTCGTTTCCTGCGTGAAAAACGAAGCGCGACTCCGCCAAGACCCCGCGTTTCAATACCGTTGTATCAATATTGCACATGAACTCTCTGATCTGGGTAGAGAGAACAAATGCATCCATTTTTCAGAATTATCTACGAAAGCTAAAAATGAGATCTTCATCTTTCAGCGACCATCCACCCGAAGCTTTTTCCAGCATTGGAAATTCATTCGAAAGCTAAAGAAATTGAAAGCGAACGGGTGTCTGCTCATTGCTGACTTCGATGATTTAGTTTTTGCCCCTGACTTCGCAGAAGAAAGTCCGGGAGTTAAAAATGGCTCAGTAAGCGTGCAACAAACTCGAGAGAACTATCAAAACCATCAAAGAACTTTGTTTTTGTTTGATGCATTTACGTTTTCAACAGAGCCGTTGCTTGAAACATTCCTACAGTTCATTCCTTCTGCACCAGTGCTCCAAGTTCCGAATACTGCATTTTGGACATGGGCAAGCAAGCCAATAACTAATAGAAAACCTGAAGCAGATGACAAAATTATTCTTACATACTTCCCTGGTACCGCGAGTCACGATCGAGACTTCCGAATCATTGAGCCAGCCCTTGAAAGGCTGCTTAATGAAGAAGAACAGGTTGAACTCCACATTACGGGCGTGCTTCAGTCATCTCTTATCGGCAATCACCCTAAGGTGAAATTTAATAGTCGCGTACCATTTGAAGATTATTGGAAGGTAGCCCAACAAGGCACGATTAACTTAGCCCCACTTGAGATGAGTCATTTTAATCATTGTAAATCTGCTTTAAAGGGGATTGAAGGTAGCTTTTGGAATAAAAGAACGATAGCAACCGCTATTCCAGATATGACTCGATTAGAACATTGCGGTGTTACGCTGGTTCACGATGCAGATAGCTGGTACGCCACGTTGAAGCAGACTGTTGAAGAAGAGCGAGAGCGCATTAAAACTGGCCGCACTCACAATTTCAACGAGCAGTTGCTTGTAGAGTCGAATATATCTAAAGTAACTCAAAACTGGCTTCAGTGGCTATCAAAGCTAAAAAATGAGTAGCATATAGTATGCAGAGGAACGGATGACTCACCCTACATTTAATTCGCGAGAGGCTCTCTACCAATGTCAAAGAAGCTTGAGAGCTCAACGCAAAACGGCACTTCTTTTACGTAAGCACGGTCATTATAATTTAGGGACTCTTGCTTTATTCAATGTCGTATGGAGAAAAACTAAGAGGCCACGCGATTTTTTGAATTACCTTAATTTCAAAAGAGACCTTGGGTTTGTCATTAGATCGCGAGAAGCTAAGCTCCTTGAAGATTTTTTAAAAATGGATTTCTTCGATCGTATCTACCATCGAATAACTCAATTCCACTTGAGGCAAGTGCGTAATTTCATCATCGAACAGAAACAAAGAAAAGAGACACCATGGGTAGAGCCACAATATCGCAGTTCCATGCTGCGATGGTTATCACAACAGCACGCTTGGAATTCTCAATTAAAAGAAAAGTTAAGTCATGCAAAAAGAATAGCGGTCGTTGGTAATCACCCAAAATTAAAAGGAAGTAAGTTAGGGGACGAAATCGATGACGCCGATTTTGTGGTGCGTTTTAATCTTTTCCAAAGTTCAGAAACAAATGTTGAAGATATCGGTACGAAACTCGATCTGTGGGTGACTGCGCCAGCATACAAAGGTCCTCAACCTCAGTTAACTCCCTTCATTTTGGTTACCGGCCCAGCCATGCTGTCGAAGCAGCAGAACTGGCATGCATTACGATATACACAATCTCCACTCGTTGACACCTCACTGAGTGTTTGGCGTAATCTCGTCATGAAACTCGGCGCTCCTCCAAGCGCGGGAGTTGCAACCTTAGCGTTCATAAAGTCACAAACCAGCGCAACTATCGAATTATACGGGTTCGATTTACGCCCATTAGAAACTGGAATTAATAACGAGGTTTACCATCACGCAAAACAAAACCATAGGGCAACGGGCCGCCATAATTGGTCTGCAGAGCGTGTTTGGCTGCAATACTTTTCTAAACAACACAACTTAGTGAGTGAGCAGACCCATGATTAAATTCGTACTGCCTGCTCAATCTTTTTCGATTAAACGCTCAGAGCAGAATAAGTCTGAGTTCCACGTTCGAAGCTCCGCTCTCATGAGAGAGCAACAATGGTACCGCCTCAAGATAAGCGCAAGAAATGCTGCAGCACGAGATTACTTGGCAACTGGCAAAACGATAGGACTGGGACAAAACGAAAATTTCCAAACCATTCGTTGCGTAGAAAGGTTAAAAAATGGTGTGGCTCTATGTTTTTATCGAACAAGCTCGCTAAAAACATTGTCATTAGCCGGCTACCCTAACGGTGATGAAGCGGAATTATGCTTTACAGTAAGCCTTAAACCTATCGTCTCGGTTCAAGCTATTTTTCATATGATGTGGCATGTGGCAATGAATGCCGAAGCAGCTCAGCAACGAAAAAGCTATATTTTCAGAATTACACGAGCTCGGCAAAAACGGTCTGGATGGGAGCACGCAAAATACAAACTCATTCAAACCTATCAACCACTGCTTCAGCATCAGCTCAAAGAGAGTGATCAGTACGTTTCATGGGTAAGAGATAAAGAGCCCCGATACTTCGAGAAATCGAAACTCTCAGAGACTAAATTAAGAATTAGTTACTATCAGTTGCGTGAGCTCGATCCTCAACGATTGAGCGACCATGAGTGGATCATTATAAAACGCAACGATACAGTCTACCGCGAGTCACTGCCATCTTTCCTAAGTTCTCATTTTTCAAAAGAAAACCAGCTCATCTATTGGGACCACGATTATCTAAACTCAGATAATGCCCGAGTTCTGCCGCAATTTAAGCCAAACTGGGATCCAACACTTCTATTGCACACGAACTATATTGGTTCAGCGTTTGCAATCCGTGGGGACTTACTGAAAAGTATACTCACCCAAAAGCCAACATCTCATTACGAATTATTACTCTCTTGTTTAAGCTTAGAGCCAAAAAAAGTTCAGCATATTCCGTTGATCCTTCAGCATCAGCAACCTGAACTAGAAGCGCTTTCGACTCATGAATTGAAAGCCATTAAACGAGTGGCTCCTGATCTATATGGCAATAGTGTCTTAATTCAAGAAATTGAGCATCATGTTCTCAATCAAGCAGTTGCAAGCATAAGCGTCGACCCGAAGGAAAGACCTCTGGTGAGTATTATTATTCCCACAAGAGATTCTCTCGAGCTCACCCGAAACTGCGTGAATAGCGTATTAGAGAGAACTAGCTACTCAAATTACGAAATATTGATTTTAGATAACCAGAGCACAGAGCCGGACACGCTGTCTTGGTTCAAAGCGGTGTCTAAGCATGAGAAGGTTCGCGTGATCCGATATAACCACCCATTTAATTATTCTGCAATCAATAATTTCGCGGTAACCCAGGCAGCTGGTGAATATGTGTGTCTGTTAAACAATGATACCGAAGTTATTGCGAAAGCCTGGCTATCAAATATGCTTTGCGAAGCGCTCAAACCCAATGCTGGGTGCGTTGGGGCAAAGCTTTACTATGCCGACGACACCGTGCAGCATGCAGGTGTCATTCTTGGCTTGTGGGGACTTGCAGGCCATAGCCACAAGAACTTCTCAAGATTCGAAGCAGGTTATCAAAATAGACTTTTATGTCCACAACAGTACTCGGCCGTTACAGCTGCATGTCTGCTTGTTAAAAAAAGTATTTATCAGGAGGTTAGTGGCCTCAACGAAAAGCAATTAACGGTCGCGTTTAACGATGTAGATTTTTGTTTGAAGGTATTGAAACGAGGCTACCAAAATTATTGGACGCCTCATGCAGAGCTTTACCACTTTGAATCTAAATCTCGAGGCAAAGAAGACACCCCCGAGAAGAAGGAACGTGAGTCAAAAGAAGTCGAATTCATGAAATTAGCGTGGTGTGAGTTACTGGAGAGTGACCCAGCCTACCATCGTCATCTCGCTAAAAACGCAGAAGATTTCTCTCTCAATCTAGAGTTTACTGATTCGTAGCACTTAAAAGTATTTCACAACACTTTTCCACGACCGGATAACCAGTTTTTGCTGCGAGTGTTGTGGCATAGGAAAGTAGCTCAGATTGTTTCGCTTCCGTCAAATCTTGGTATTTAGACTTGATCACTGCTCGAATGTCATAATCTACCGATGGAGATCGAACAACATAACGCCCGTTCGTTTGACTCAACAAATAATCAGGCTTGAGCATCTCTACTAAATAGGGGTCTACATTTCCGGCTGAGTGAACAAAAACTACTTGGCGGAACACGCGAGATAAGTAATCAAACATAGAGTAAGATGAAGACGAACCAAAGATTAATAATCTAGCCTCCTTCAAAGCATCGCCATTCCTCATCACCAACATTCTTCCAAAGGTCGGTAGTTCGTTGTCAAATTTAAGGAATTTTCTATAGGAGTAATTTGAGAGATAGTACTCCTTATTGCGCACAGGCGGGTATACCTTTACACCCAGATCTCCCATTACCCATCGTGGTTTATATTCGTCATCCTCAAAAAGAGAGTGAAGCTTCACAATATCAATTCCAAGACGCTCGCACAGAGCAATAGCTCCAATTTTTGCGCCATGACAAGTCCAATGTGTGTCAGTCACTCGAAAACTTCTATCTTTCGATGCTCTTAAAGCATCAAGAGGGTAAACACAGGGAAAATCATTCGGAATAAGTGCTAGAACGTCCTCAATCACCGTGTTTCGAGCTCGCTTGAGCGGGTGAAACTCTGGAACAACTGCCTCTTTTGAAGGGGCAATTAGAAGTGCAGCAGGAATCTTATATTTGCTCTGTAAATTCATGAAAGCCTGAAAATACTCACGCCAAGAAGCCTCTGCCTCCAACGTCAGCCGAATATCTCCAATATGCTGCGCTACACTCTTGTTGGTGTCGTTATCCAGGAATAGCCATTTATTTTTGCCCACAAGAACTTTAAAAGGGCCATCAATCGATAAGTCGAACAAAGGCACTAACTCACCACCTGTCGCTACTTCGCGCGCCGAGATAGTCAACGAGCTTGTCTTTGGAAGTAACTTAAAGGAAAAACCTTGTTGTTTTTTTGAGTGTGCTGAAATGTCTATTTTTCTAGCATACGAAGAGAGGACATCATCCCGCTTCTTATTCAGCGGATACACAGTGTCTTCATCGTCTGAAACAACAATTTCATAATCGCTATCAGCCAAGATCCAGCCGGAAAATAACAACCCTTCTTGAATTTCACGAAGTGAATATTTAACTTCTAACGGACTATCCAAATGACATTCAAAAAAAGCCGGAAGTTGCACTTCATGCTTAGTAACGGAAATCGTGTACATCGAGCCTACTATCCTATTATTCTTTTTATGAAGCGCTGCAACTTTGCTTCCATTTCTGATGCTGCATATTGATTCGAAAAATTGCGGCTTTCTATGATTCGCGGTGAATATAAATGAGGCGCGTTCAAAACGTCTTTTAACGCCGAAATGACCGCCTGAGGATCTTGCCTTTTTACCAGAATGCCGCGTTCGTTGCTAATCAAATCAGAAAGCGCTCCCCATTCGTAACAAATCGCCAGTCTTCCCGCAGCCATCGCTTCTAGAACTGTTCTACCAAATGATTCTGCAAAGTGAGACAAGTTAAGCAAAACATCAATCTCCTTGAAAGCGAATTTCGGATCATCTACGTAACCGTGGATAGCTATATTACCTAAGCCGGAATTTGCCTCTAATAACTGAGTTAATTCTTCAGTTTTTGGACCAAACAAGTGAAACTGTATATTTGGGTTTTCACTGAACGCTTTTGCAATACTAAAGAAGTCCTGAATTCCCTTCTTCAATAAGTTACTACTCACCATTCCGACCCTAAGAGGTGCTTTCAGTTCGGAAACAGGCAGTTCCATGAGCTGTTCAGGAACGGCATTCGGCAGTACAATTCCTTCAGGATAACCTTGCAAGTATCGGTATACTAATTCCGAATTCGCAATGAAAAAATCTACATTCGTGTGTATATGCTCTCTAATCGTGTCCGGAGATGCGGCCAGCGCTCGACAAAGTTCGGGATCATGCTCTGGAAGTTCCCGAGCATGCATGAGCGAGGGTATATTCAAATTCTTTGCCGCGATAAACGGTTCCCACAATACGATGGTATTTACATAAATTAATTTTGCTCGCGTCTCCGAAAAAAAACTCTCAAGTGCTTGAATACAGGATATCTCTGGAGTCCTGTTACTACGCCACCAAACCATGGGCACAAACATAACTTGGCAAGCGAATTGCCTTATCTCGTCAACGTAGGTTGCCGACTTTGCTGACGGGAGAATTACATGCACATCAAACGATGAGGAGAGCATTTCTAACGTATCGAGAAAGCTTCTTTCCGCACCAAATAAATAATCCGAAACCTGATGCCCTACGGCAATAATCTGCGGTCTTTCCTCATGAACAGCCCGCTCTCCTTTCTCAACAATGGGCAGCAACCCTTGATAAATGGCCAAAGCCTCGGACGCTTTCAATTTTGGAAATGCCCTACTTACAGCACTGGTACTCATAAGCGGTCCAGGCTCACGCCCTTCAAAGCGCCCAAATCGCCAATAATGCTCGAACGCATTTTGTTTTGCTTGCGCTACATCGGGATTATTTCGCAAATACCAGCGTTCATCAAAATAAGGAGACATTTTAGCGTTAAGTTTCAGGTTACTGTCCTGTTGTTGCTCATTACCTGTACACATGAACGGAGGAATCGGAAAAGGCCGAACAGCGGGTGTTTGCTCTAAAAACAAATCTGATGACTGGCTGTGCCATCGCTTTGAGCACTTATGATACTCAGCCCGCGGGCCAAAGAAATGAGTGCGTAATGAGGTTTGTGAAGCTTGCGTTAAAGCACCTGAACTCGCTCTGCTGAGACCAAGCGGAATGCCTGGGTGAACATCTTCGATAGCAGCAGTTCC
This genomic interval from Idiomarinaceae bacterium HL-53 contains the following:
- a CDS encoding Glycosyl transferases group 1 gives rise to the protein MNFKSFTFVSCVKNEARLRQDPAFQYRCINIAHELSDLGRENKCIHFSELSTKAKNEIFIFQRPSTRSFFQHWKFIRKLKKLKANGCLLIADFDDLVFAPDFAEESPGVKNGSVSVQQTRENYQNHQRTLFLFDAFTFSTEPLLETFLQFIPSAPVLQVPNTAFWTWASKPITNRKPEADDKIILTYFPGTASHDRDFRIIEPALERLLNEEEQVELHITGVLQSSLIGNHPKVKFNSRVPFEDYWKVAQQGTINLAPLEMSHFNHCKSALKGIEGSFWNKRTIATAIPDMTRLEHCGVTLVHDADSWYATLKQTVEEERERIKTGRTHNFNEQLLVESNISKVTQNWLQWLSKLKNE
- a CDS encoding Glycosyltransferase family 29 (sialyltransferase), encoding MTHPTFNSREALYQCQRSLRAQRKTALLLRKHGHYNLGTLALFNVVWRKTKRPRDFLNYLNFKRDLGFVIRSREAKLLEDFLKMDFFDRIYHRITQFHLRQVRNFIIEQKQRKETPWVEPQYRSSMLRWLSQQHAWNSQLKEKLSHAKRIAVVGNHPKLKGSKLGDEIDDADFVVRFNLFQSSETNVEDIGTKLDLWVTAPAYKGPQPQLTPFILVTGPAMLSKQQNWHALRYTQSPLVDTSLSVWRNLVMKLGAPPSAGVATLAFIKSQTSATIELYGFDLRPLETGINNEVYHHAKQNHRATGRHNWSAERVWLQYFSKQHNLVSEQTHD
- a CDS encoding Glycosyltransferase, GT2 family, producing the protein MIKFVLPAQSFSIKRSEQNKSEFHVRSSALMREQQWYRLKISARNAAARDYLATGKTIGLGQNENFQTIRCVERLKNGVALCFYRTSSLKTLSLAGYPNGDEAELCFTVSLKPIVSVQAIFHMMWHVAMNAEAAQQRKSYIFRITRARQKRSGWEHAKYKLIQTYQPLLQHQLKESDQYVSWVRDKEPRYFEKSKLSETKLRISYYQLRELDPQRLSDHEWIIIKRNDTVYRESLPSFLSSHFSKENQLIYWDHDYLNSDNARVLPQFKPNWDPTLLLHTNYIGSAFAIRGDLLKSILTQKPTSHYELLLSCLSLEPKKVQHIPLILQHQQPELEALSTHELKAIKRVAPDLYGNSVLIQEIEHHVLNQAVASISVDPKERPLVSIIIPTRDSLELTRNCVNSVLERTSYSNYEILILDNQSTEPDTLSWFKAVSKHEKVRVIRYNHPFNYSAINNFAVTQAAGEYVCLLNNDTEVIAKAWLSNMLCEALKPNAGCVGAKLYYADDTVQHAGVILGLWGLAGHSHKNFSRFEAGYQNRLLCPQQYSAVTAACLLVKKSIYQEVSGLNEKQLTVAFNDVDFCLKVLKRGYQNYWTPHAELYHFESKSRGKEDTPEKKERESKEVEFMKLAWCELLESDPAYHRHLAKNAEDFSLNLEFTDS
- a CDS encoding Glycosyl transferases group 1; this translates as MQYEAFRFLFDAEWYLEQNSDVNAAGVDPWEHFCKFGHAEGRQPAYSQALDYERDFWFSDAHDAAEFKLRSLINSSQLNYERWLARWALARWYGSLGKWEYASKYLSELPEPEHSFWLFIQPSAPQLLYLQILLETRQWDSAYEYLNEASEISVWDALFAELAIAAGSDQKVVVSDEVITRLTNTYQGAGLTGFLLNEDRGFNGLSSRGRDNSIVDRFKLQVQRRTQSLVSVIIPCFNAQDTIAQAIASIEQQTWQAIEIIVVDDASTDESLRVVEAIASQNRNIKIIPQTDNSGAYNARNVGVAASSGSYVTVLDADDWAHPQKIAQQVKAIEKSRHAKASISYHIRLTNELQPWNWRTENSWIKRNVSSLMFTREVFKKLGFWDCVKMAGDTEYLERIQAVYGTAAIEDVHPGIPLGLSRASSGALTQASQTSLRTHFFGPRAEYHKCSKRWHSQSSDLFLEQTPAVRPFPIPPFMCTGNEQQQDSNLKLNAKMSPYFDERWYLRNNPDVAQAKQNAFEHYWRFGRFEGREPGPLMSTSAVSRAFPKLKASEALAIYQGLLPIVEKGERAVHEERPQIIAVGHQVSDYLFGAERSFLDTLEMLSSSFDVHVILPSAKSATYVDEIRQFACQVMFVPMVWWRSNRTPEISCIQALESFFSETRAKLIYVNTIVLWEPFIAAKNLNIPSLMHARELPEHDPELCRALAASPDTIREHIHTNVDFFIANSELVYRYLQGYPEGIVLPNAVPEQLMELPVSELKAPLRVGMVSSNLLKKGIQDFFSIAKAFSENPNIQFHLFGPKTEELTQLLEANSGLGNIAIHGYVDDPKFAFKEIDVLLNLSHFAESFGRTVLEAMAAGRLAICYEWGALSDLISNERGILVKRQDPQAVISALKDVLNAPHLYSPRIIESRNFSNQYAASEMEAKLQRFIKRIIG